One Mycolicibacterium pulveris genomic region harbors:
- a CDS encoding transglycosylase family protein — MSGRHRKPTASAVNVAKVAFTGAVIGGGSIVLAGHANAATDHEWDQVARCESGGNWAINTGNGYHGGLQFAPGTWAGHGGKEFAPAAHLATKEEQIAVAERVLATQGKGAWPSCGGPLSGHTPRNVVKDEPQPLDAPALNGVLPPPPPVDPLAPPPPPAPVDMLSAPLPEAPPPPPVDPLAPPPPPAPVDMLSAPLPEAPPPPPVDPLAPPPPPAPVDMLSAPLPEAPPPPPPVDPLAPPPPPVDALAAPLPEAPPPPPPAPAPPAPPIEDTVTQTVGDWDVIAEGVDEGLVPAEQPQLWSLNAPQSPASVDPALQPAPAPAPVDPMAPLNAVDIPAPAVNAANQVVSGEVPVPPEGVPHLASPENLPPGTTTDRSELPTQSPNVSYLKEIWHAIQTQEITGTDALLALTQRPLTTPDTPGGPAPNLPVAPPAPAPAPPLPPA, encoded by the coding sequence ATGAGTGGACGACACCGCAAGCCCACTGCATCAGCCGTAAACGTCGCGAAAGTCGCCTTCACCGGCGCAGTCATCGGCGGCGGAAGCATTGTTCTCGCCGGGCACGCGAACGCAGCCACCGACCACGAATGGGATCAGGTCGCCAGGTGTGAATCCGGCGGCAACTGGGCCATCAACACCGGCAACGGATATCACGGCGGTCTGCAGTTCGCGCCCGGTACGTGGGCCGGCCACGGCGGCAAGGAGTTCGCGCCGGCTGCGCACCTGGCCACCAAGGAAGAGCAGATCGCGGTCGCAGAGCGCGTGCTGGCGACCCAGGGCAAGGGCGCCTGGCCGTCCTGCGGGGGACCGCTTTCCGGGCATACGCCCCGCAACGTCGTCAAGGACGAGCCACAACCGCTCGACGCGCCGGCTCTCAACGGCGTGCTGCCGCCTCCGCCGCCGGTCGACCCGCTGGCACCACCGCCACCCCCGGCGCCGGTCGACATGCTGTCGGCCCCGCTGCCCGAGGCCCCACCACCGCCGCCGGTCGACCCGCTGGCACCACCGCCACCCCCGGCGCCGGTCGACATGCTGTCGGCCCCGCTGCCCGAGGCCCCACCACCGCCGCCGGTCGACCCGCTGGCACCACCGCCACCCCCGGCGCCGGTCGACATGCTGTCGGCCCCGCTGCCCGAGGCCCCACCACCGCCGCCGCCGGTCGACCCGCTGGCACCACCGCCACCCCCGGTTGACGCGCTCGCGGCACCCCTGCCCGAGGCCCCACCACCGCCACCACCGGCGCCCGCGCCTCCGGCCCCACCGATCGAGGACACGGTCACGCAGACCGTCGGGGACTGGGACGTCATCGCCGAGGGCGTCGACGAGGGCTTGGTGCCTGCGGAACAGCCACAGCTGTGGTCGCTGAATGCCCCGCAGAGCCCGGCGTCGGTCGACCCGGCGCTGCAACCGGCGCCCGCGCCGGCCCCCGTCGACCCGATGGCTCCGCTCAACGCCGTGGACATCCCCGCCCCGGCGGTCAACGCGGCCAACCAGGTCGTCAGCGGCGAGGTTCCGGTGCCGCCGGAAGGGGTGCCGCACCTGGCCAGCCCGGAGAATCTGCCCCCCGGCACGACGACGGATCGTTCTGAGCTGCCGACGCAGAGCCCGAACGTCAGCTATCTCAAGGAGATCTGGCACGCGATCCAGACCCAGGAGATCACCGGCACGGATGCATTGCTGGCACTGACCCAACGTCCGCTGACCACGCCCGACACCCCGGGCGGGCCGGCGCCGAACCTTCCGGTCGCCCCGCCGGCGCCCGCGCCGGCTCCGCCGCTGCCGCCGGCCTGA